From the genome of Phytohabitans rumicis, one region includes:
- a CDS encoding deaminase → MSVSTVPDRRWLTSAIALSRLAPPSRARYAVGAIVVDHGGVVLAAGHTGESDPHDHAEEVALAKLAGRCDLSRATLYSSLEPCTARRSRPLTCAGAILAAGIRRVVFAMREPPLLADCHGAEILRRGGLDVVEVGDLAYLVAEINNDVLGVTAVGCTPRCAPTRPGTHRTAAGTTGPAR, encoded by the coding sequence ATGAGCGTCAGCACCGTGCCGGACCGCCGCTGGCTGACCTCGGCGATCGCGCTGTCCCGGCTCGCGCCGCCGTCGCGGGCGCGCTACGCCGTCGGGGCGATCGTCGTCGACCACGGCGGCGTCGTGCTGGCCGCCGGCCACACCGGTGAGAGCGATCCGCACGATCACGCGGAGGAGGTCGCACTGGCGAAACTGGCCGGCCGATGCGACCTTTCCCGAGCGACGCTCTACAGCTCGTTGGAACCCTGCACTGCCCGCCGATCGCGGCCGCTGACCTGTGCCGGCGCGATCCTCGCCGCGGGCATCCGGCGCGTGGTGTTCGCGATGCGCGAGCCGCCGCTGCTCGCCGACTGCCACGGCGCCGAAATACTGCGCCGCGGCGGGCTGGACGTCGTCGAGGTCGGCGACCTGGCGTACCTCGTCGCCGAGATCAACAACGACGTCCTCGGCGTCACGGCGGTGGGATGTACGCCGCGATGTGCTCCCACGCGTCCGGGCACTCATCGAACGGCAGCGGGCACGACAGGGCCTGCTCGATAA
- a CDS encoding MerR family transcriptional regulator — MTSVAALTIGELAQRFGLAPHVLRHWEAMGLLAPDRDSGGQRRYGEADVVRVAMILLGKDAGFGLRDLRTLLGAGSPRDHPEILRRHVAMLEDRIARATAAKVLIEQALSCPLPFDECPDAWEHIAAYIPPP, encoded by the coding sequence ATGACGTCAGTCGCTGCCTTGACCATCGGGGAGCTGGCTCAGCGGTTCGGGCTCGCCCCGCACGTGCTGCGGCATTGGGAGGCCATGGGCCTGCTGGCGCCCGACCGTGACAGCGGCGGGCAACGCCGCTACGGCGAGGCCGACGTGGTGCGTGTCGCGATGATCCTGCTGGGCAAGGATGCCGGGTTCGGCCTGCGCGACCTGCGCACGCTGTTGGGCGCCGGCAGTCCGCGGGACCACCCCGAGATACTGCGACGGCACGTGGCCATGCTGGAGGACCGCATCGCGCGAGCGACCGCGGCGAAGGTGCTTATCGAGCAGGCCCTGTCGTGCCCGCTGCCGTTCGATGAGTGCCCGGACGCGTGGGAGCACATCGCGGCGTACATCCCACCGCCGTGA
- a CDS encoding VOC family protein, translating into MHLRHLALPVRDYERSLGFYTKYFGFDATTAQSYPDGTVIVRNADGFDLALHPDAEVSVPSGFLHFGFAMADADAVRVLCARLEADGVAVVERDDEPALVSFKCLDPDGWRVEVYWESAVTVIDKIALHPGRQTRAW; encoded by the coding sequence GTGCACCTTCGCCATCTCGCGCTGCCCGTGCGCGACTACGAACGCAGCCTCGGGTTCTACACGAAGTACTTCGGGTTCGACGCGACAACCGCGCAGTCGTACCCGGACGGCACCGTGATCGTTCGCAACGCCGATGGGTTCGACCTGGCGCTGCACCCGGACGCCGAGGTGAGCGTGCCGTCGGGCTTCCTGCACTTCGGGTTCGCCATGGCCGACGCGGATGCGGTCCGGGTCCTATGTGCACGGTTGGAGGCCGACGGTGTGGCGGTTGTCGAACGGGATGACGAGCCAGCCCTCGTGTCGTTCAAGTGCCTCGACCCGGACGGCTGGCGCGTGGAGGTCTACTGGGAGTCCGCAGTGACCGTCATCGACAAGATCGCCTTACATCCCGGGCGGCAAACGAGAGCCTGGTGA
- a CDS encoding SDR family oxidoreductase codes for MKIVVIGGTGLIGSKLVAKLGEHGHEAVAASPNTGVNTLTGEGLPEALAGASVVVDVSNSPSFEAAAVLEFFQTSTRNLLAAEAAAGVGHHVALSVVGTERLPGSGYFQAKIAQEKLIEDSPIPFSIVHATQFFEFVRSIADAATDGDTVRMAPVLFQPIAGDEVAQAVGRVSVGTPLNGRVDVAGPERFRMDEFFRDALAGWGDPREVVTDPHAHYFGAELEEGTLVPVGEARIGEIKYADWPGRTAAGGR; via the coding sequence ATGAAGATCGTGGTTATCGGCGGCACCGGCCTGATCGGCTCGAAGCTCGTGGCCAAGCTCGGCGAGCACGGCCACGAGGCGGTCGCGGCGTCGCCGAACACCGGCGTCAACACCCTCACCGGTGAGGGCCTGCCCGAGGCGTTGGCGGGCGCGTCGGTGGTGGTCGACGTGTCGAACTCGCCGTCCTTCGAGGCCGCCGCGGTGCTGGAGTTCTTCCAGACCTCCACCCGAAACCTGCTCGCGGCCGAGGCGGCGGCCGGGGTGGGCCACCACGTCGCGCTGTCGGTGGTGGGGACCGAGCGGCTGCCCGGCAGCGGCTACTTCCAGGCGAAGATCGCCCAGGAGAAGCTGATCGAGGACTCGCCGATCCCGTTCTCGATCGTGCATGCGACGCAGTTCTTCGAGTTCGTCCGCAGTATCGCCGACGCTGCCACGGACGGCGACACGGTCCGGATGGCGCCGGTGCTCTTCCAGCCCATCGCGGGCGACGAGGTCGCCCAGGCGGTCGGCCGGGTCTCGGTGGGCACGCCGTTGAACGGCCGGGTCGACGTGGCCGGGCCCGAGCGGTTCCGGATGGACGAGTTCTTCCGGGACGCCCTGGCCGGTTGGGGCGACCCGCGCGAGGTGGTGACCGACCCGCACGCGCACTACTTCGGCGCCGAGCTGGAGGAAGGGACGCTCGTACCGGTCGGCGAGGCGAGGATCGGCGAGATCAAGTACGCCGACTGGCCGGGCCGCACCGCGGCCGGCGGTCGCTAA
- a CDS encoding NAD(P)H-binding protein, translating into MTILITGARGKIGDGVLKRLHAAGHALRASSRVPERLHAPDGVETALLDLTKPDTFGAALRGMDRVFLYAEPEGIDELVRAAEAAGVKHIVLLSSSAALSPTALRDPLGRHHVLVERALLASTVPVTILRPDAFASNAFGWSHAIRSGEPIEQAYPDANVAPVHEDDIADVAVVALTEDRLVGQAITLTGPRSISLREQIGVIADRLGRDIAIHELTRVEAEEKMARYMPAEFVTSLLDFWAGAVADPAAVSDAERVTGQPARTFEQWVDEHLPAFR; encoded by the coding sequence ATGACCATCCTCATCACCGGCGCACGCGGCAAGATCGGCGACGGCGTCCTGAAACGTCTACACGCCGCCGGCCACGCCCTACGCGCGTCGAGCCGCGTACCGGAGCGCCTGCACGCGCCCGACGGTGTCGAAACCGCCCTGCTCGACCTGACCAAGCCCGACACATTCGGCGCCGCCCTGCGCGGCATGGACCGCGTGTTCCTCTACGCGGAGCCCGAGGGTATCGACGAGTTGGTCCGCGCCGCCGAAGCCGCCGGCGTCAAGCACATCGTGCTGCTGTCGAGCTCGGCGGCGCTGTCCCCCACCGCGCTGCGGGACCCGCTCGGCCGCCACCACGTCCTGGTCGAGCGCGCACTGCTGGCGTCCACCGTCCCGGTCACGATCCTGCGACCTGACGCCTTCGCCAGCAACGCGTTCGGCTGGAGCCACGCCATCCGGTCCGGCGAGCCGATCGAGCAGGCATATCCAGACGCCAACGTGGCGCCGGTCCACGAGGACGACATCGCCGACGTCGCGGTCGTCGCACTCACCGAGGACCGCCTCGTCGGCCAGGCCATCACGCTCACCGGACCGCGGTCGATAAGCCTGCGCGAGCAGATCGGCGTCATCGCGGACCGGCTCGGCCGCGACATCGCCATCCACGAACTGACCCGCGTCGAGGCCGAGGAAAAGATGGCCCGGTACATGCCGGCCGAGTTCGTCACCTCGCTGCTCGACTTCTGGGCCGGCGCCGTCGCCGATCCGGCCGCGGTCAGCGATGCCGAGCGAGTGACCGGCCAGCCGGCCCGCACCTTCGAGCAGTGGGTCGACGAGCACCTCCCCGCCTTCCGCTAA
- a CDS encoding MarR family winged helix-turn-helix transcriptional regulator, giving the protein MAPRQKTAGLLDAVGPAFSRLRRSVLLDVENPVPAKDLTRTLVLNIVEDGADGEVTVGVVAERLAVDPSVASRMVTDCIGAGYLVRAASQRDGRRTVLRLSPEGAATLERFRQHQRVAFEYITRDWPEQERLEFARLLLKYVDAIDALRAPA; this is encoded by the coding sequence ATGGCACCGAGGCAGAAGACGGCCGGCCTGCTGGACGCGGTCGGTCCGGCGTTCTCGCGACTGCGTCGCAGCGTGCTGCTCGACGTGGAGAACCCGGTCCCGGCCAAGGACCTCACCCGCACGCTCGTGCTCAACATCGTCGAGGACGGTGCAGACGGGGAGGTCACCGTCGGCGTGGTGGCCGAGCGGCTCGCGGTCGACCCGTCGGTCGCCAGCCGCATGGTCACCGACTGCATCGGCGCCGGCTACCTGGTCCGGGCCGCGTCGCAGCGCGACGGGCGACGCACCGTCCTGCGGCTCAGTCCCGAGGGCGCCGCGACGCTGGAACGCTTCCGGCAGCACCAGCGGGTCGCGTTCGAGTACATCACCCGCGACTGGCCGGAGCAGGAGCGGCTGGAGTTCGCCCGGCTGCTGCTGAAGTACGTCGACGCGATCGACGCGCTACGGGCGCCGGCTTGA
- a CDS encoding GNAT family N-acetyltransferase has translation MSRPDLDSVSALTPTRDVAEVRLQAAERGAEDMLVAVVDGVVGAVSVRWQHGCDTPNPWLYGLAVLAPARRHGIGRALVAAAEAACTARGVHTISLDVDTDNLGAIAFYRKLGYESVRPHEHRWRSFDPRTGAVTGEGTASTWIMRADLGRRAVTSSRRP, from the coding sequence GTGAGCCGGCCGGACCTGGACAGCGTGTCCGCGCTGACACCCACCCGCGACGTCGCCGAGGTACGCCTGCAGGCCGCCGAACGGGGCGCCGAAGACATGCTGGTGGCCGTGGTCGACGGCGTCGTCGGGGCGGTGAGCGTCCGCTGGCAGCACGGCTGCGACACACCCAACCCCTGGCTGTACGGCCTGGCCGTGCTCGCCCCGGCCCGCCGGCACGGGATCGGGCGCGCACTCGTCGCGGCCGCCGAGGCGGCCTGCACCGCCCGTGGCGTCCACACGATCAGCTTGGACGTCGACACCGACAACCTCGGTGCGATCGCCTTCTACCGCAAGCTGGGATACGAGTCGGTCCGCCCGCATGAACACCGGTGGCGCTCGTTCGACCCCCGTACCGGAGCGGTGACCGGCGAGGGCACGGCCTCGACCTGGATCATGCGAGCGGACCTTGGGCGGCGTGCCGTCACGTCAAGCCGGCGCCCGTAG
- a CDS encoding DUF6194 family protein, which translates to MDATEMSHYVAASFDGVSAIEKDGDTYFLYDPDCDLPPERQFPFVTIVTGDRHDTVSHLDRPDTYRINIGLTKATYTARFGAAPTQRDADGVLETGYDYAAQDTLMPHPVYGSQHWVCVVNPGAATLNTVRTLIAEAYEFAARKHTNQRTRR; encoded by the coding sequence ATGGATGCCACAGAAATGAGCCACTACGTCGCCGCGTCGTTCGACGGGGTCAGCGCCATCGAGAAAGACGGCGACACCTACTTTTTGTACGACCCGGACTGCGACCTGCCGCCCGAGCGCCAGTTCCCGTTCGTGACCATCGTGACCGGCGACCGCCACGACACCGTCTCCCACCTGGACCGGCCGGACACCTACCGCATCAACATCGGCCTGACCAAGGCCACCTACACCGCCCGCTTCGGCGCCGCACCAACCCAGCGCGACGCCGACGGCGTGCTGGAGACGGGGTACGACTACGCGGCGCAGGACACGCTCATGCCGCACCCCGTCTACGGCTCCCAGCACTGGGTGTGCGTGGTCAACCCCGGCGCCGCGACCCTGAACACCGTCCGCACGCTGATCGCCGAGGCGTACGAGTTCGCCGCCCGCAAGCACACCAACCAACGCACCCGCCGTTAG
- a CDS encoding MerR family DNA-binding transcriptional regulator has product MGERRWRVVDLADLAGVSEQQVRNYLAAGLLPPAGRAANNYRVLTDQHADAVRTVRALAAGHGWQRARAILTAVHGGDLAAALAQVDDSHAELARERATIAAATRAFAQVAAAPAPVLRRQARIGQVAADVGVRTPVLRLWERRGLLQPQRDRATGYRLYGPTEQRAAHLVAVLRAGGFAFAIIDAAIATMRADGGVEHALAHLARRDEQVRQLSLRRLWASAALQEYLAAYYAGT; this is encoded by the coding sequence GTGGGCGAGCGGCGGTGGCGGGTGGTGGACCTGGCCGACTTGGCCGGGGTGAGCGAGCAGCAGGTGCGCAACTACCTCGCCGCCGGGCTGCTGCCGCCGGCCGGGCGGGCCGCCAACAACTACCGGGTCCTGACCGACCAGCACGCCGACGCGGTGCGCACCGTGCGCGCCCTCGCCGCCGGCCACGGTTGGCAGCGCGCCCGCGCGATCCTCACCGCCGTGCACGGCGGTGACCTCGCCGCGGCCCTGGCGCAGGTCGACGACAGCCACGCCGAGCTGGCCCGCGAACGTGCCACGATCGCCGCTGCCACGCGCGCGTTCGCCCAGGTGGCCGCCGCGCCGGCGCCGGTCCTGCGGCGCCAGGCCCGCATCGGCCAGGTCGCCGCCGACGTCGGCGTCCGCACCCCGGTCCTGCGCCTGTGGGAACGCCGAGGGCTGCTGCAACCGCAGCGCGACCGGGCGACCGGGTACCGGCTGTACGGTCCGACCGAGCAGCGCGCGGCCCACCTGGTCGCGGTCTTGCGCGCCGGCGGGTTCGCCTTCGCGATCATCGATGCCGCCATCGCCACGATGCGCGCGGACGGCGGCGTGGAGCACGCCCTCGCGCACCTTGCCCGCCGTGACGAGCAGGTCCGCCAGCTCAGCCTGCGCCGGCTGTGGGCCTCGGCCGCTCTGCAGGAGTACCTGGCGGCCTACTACGCGGGTACGTAG
- a CDS encoding SMP-30/gluconolactonase/LRE family protein: MSKILRRVAAPLLALGLLGASVAPAVAAPRADKVIVLPGATSAEGIAAGKGSTFYAGDLFAGDIFRGDIRRGTAELFIDVPTGRQAVGMYADVRHDLLFVAGGFTGQAYVYNTRTGATVATYQFGPANTSLINDVTVTRGGAWFTNTFKAELYFVPVDKHGKLGAFSTLAVTGPASDTSGEFNLNGIVATPDGKTLIVAHTAHARLYTVDPVTGASAEIAGVDVPNVDGIVLDGRRLWAVQNFSNQISRFQLSGDLTQGTLTKVITSPNFAIPTTAALFGYKLAAVNAHFDTGIPPTSPTYEVVVVNS; the protein is encoded by the coding sequence ATGTCCAAGATTTTGCGACGCGTGGCCGCGCCGCTGCTCGCGCTGGGACTGCTCGGCGCCTCGGTCGCCCCGGCCGTCGCCGCGCCCCGGGCCGACAAGGTCATCGTCCTGCCAGGCGCGACGTCCGCCGAGGGCATCGCCGCCGGCAAGGGCTCGACCTTCTACGCCGGCGACCTGTTCGCCGGCGACATCTTCCGCGGCGACATCCGCCGCGGCACCGCGGAACTCTTCATCGACGTCCCGACCGGCCGGCAGGCCGTCGGCATGTACGCCGACGTGCGCCACGACCTGCTCTTCGTCGCCGGCGGGTTCACCGGCCAGGCGTACGTCTACAACACCCGCACCGGCGCGACCGTCGCCACGTACCAATTCGGCCCCGCCAACACCAGCCTCATCAACGACGTGACCGTCACCCGGGGCGGCGCCTGGTTCACCAACACCTTCAAGGCGGAGCTCTACTTCGTACCGGTCGACAAGCACGGGAAGCTGGGGGCGTTCAGCACGCTGGCCGTCACCGGCCCGGCCAGCGACACCAGCGGGGAGTTCAACCTGAACGGGATCGTGGCCACCCCCGACGGCAAGACCCTGATCGTGGCCCACACGGCGCACGCCCGCCTCTACACCGTCGACCCGGTCACCGGCGCCAGCGCCGAGATCGCGGGCGTCGACGTACCCAATGTGGACGGCATCGTGCTCGACGGCCGGCGGCTGTGGGCGGTGCAGAACTTCAGCAACCAGATCTCCCGCTTCCAGCTCAGCGGCGACCTGACCCAGGGCACGCTGACCAAGGTGATCACCAGCCCGAACTTCGCCATCCCGACCACGGCGGCGCTGTTCGGCTACAAGCTCGCCGCCGTCAACGCGCACTTCGACACCGGCATCCCGCCGACCTCGCCGACGTACGAGGTGGTCGTCGTCAACTCCTGA
- a CDS encoding glycoside hydrolase family 30 protein, which yields MKPRKALACAVVSATVLAIAPSPAGADAAGTGNTISFQQRLQSIDGLGFAAAFQRATILRGDRGLSPESTRAVLDLLFDRETGAGASIVRTGIGSSTDEVYDHMKTILPTDPGGPDATPAYVWDGNDGAQVWFLKEAQKYGVRRFFADAWSAPGFMKTNGTDIQGGELCGVPGTSCASGDWRQAYANYLVQYLRFYRQEGIRITDVGFTNEPDWTASYASMRFTPEQAADFVKVLGPTLRRSGLGTELVCCDSFGWHHQAPYTAAIEADPIARRYVATHAGHMYASRPDTPLPTDKPTWMTEWNPTGNTWNEAWDDGSGWAGITLAESIHQTFADAQANAYVYWVGMSLGTTRAFIQLPNSGDGYRASKRLWAFAAYSRFIRPGAVRVPAQVADPLVKATAFRNHDGSMVVELLNTGTAEVSTSFATDTRIRHATTYLTDETHSVERVSDVRSRGTRLLPVRLPARSLTTLVLRS from the coding sequence ATGAAGCCACGCAAGGCGCTCGCCTGCGCGGTGGTCTCGGCCACCGTGCTCGCCATCGCTCCCAGCCCTGCCGGCGCGGACGCGGCCGGCACCGGCAACACGATCAGCTTCCAGCAGCGGCTGCAATCGATCGACGGCCTCGGCTTCGCCGCGGCGTTCCAGCGCGCCACGATCCTGCGCGGCGACCGCGGCCTGTCCCCGGAGAGCACCCGGGCCGTGCTGGATCTGCTCTTCGACCGCGAGACCGGGGCCGGGGCCTCGATCGTCCGCACCGGCATCGGCTCGTCGACGGACGAGGTCTACGACCACATGAAGACGATCCTGCCCACCGACCCGGGCGGCCCGGACGCCACCCCGGCGTACGTCTGGGACGGCAACGACGGCGCCCAGGTGTGGTTCCTCAAGGAGGCGCAGAAGTACGGGGTGCGCCGGTTCTTCGCCGACGCGTGGAGCGCACCCGGGTTCATGAAGACCAACGGCACCGACATCCAGGGCGGGGAGCTGTGCGGGGTGCCCGGCACCTCGTGCGCGAGCGGCGACTGGCGCCAGGCGTACGCCAACTACCTGGTGCAGTACCTGCGCTTCTACCGCCAGGAGGGCATCCGCATCACGGACGTCGGCTTCACCAACGAGCCCGACTGGACCGCCTCGTACGCCTCGATGCGCTTCACCCCCGAGCAGGCCGCCGACTTCGTCAAGGTGCTCGGCCCGACGCTGCGCCGCAGCGGGCTGGGCACCGAACTCGTGTGCTGCGACTCCTTCGGCTGGCACCACCAGGCGCCGTACACCGCCGCCATCGAGGCCGATCCGATCGCCAGGCGGTACGTCGCCACGCACGCCGGCCACATGTACGCGAGCCGGCCGGACACGCCGCTGCCCACCGACAAACCGACGTGGATGACGGAGTGGAACCCGACCGGCAACACCTGGAACGAGGCGTGGGACGACGGCAGCGGCTGGGCCGGCATCACCCTCGCGGAGAGCATCCACCAGACGTTCGCCGACGCGCAGGCCAACGCGTACGTCTACTGGGTCGGCATGTCGCTGGGCACCACCCGGGCGTTCATCCAGCTGCCCAACTCCGGCGACGGTTACCGCGCGTCCAAGCGGCTGTGGGCGTTCGCCGCGTACTCCCGGTTCATCCGGCCCGGCGCGGTACGCGTACCCGCGCAGGTGGCGGACCCGCTGGTGAAGGCGACCGCGTTCCGCAACCACGACGGCTCGATGGTCGTCGAGCTGCTGAACACCGGGACGGCCGAGGTGAGCACCTCGTTCGCCACCGACACGCGGATCCGCCACGCGACCACGTACCTGACCGACGAGACCCACTCCGTGGAGCGGGTCTCGGACGTGCGGTCACGCGGAACGCGCCTGCTCCCGGTGCGGTTGCCCGCCCGGTCGCTGACGACGCTCGTGCTCAGGAGTTGA
- a CDS encoding YciI family protein, with the protein MKFDQHTLVLLVRPPNAPELSEEEADALQDAHLAFRADLRDQGYLIGGGPLLDQDDERLRGISVMSVDPATARELCGADPAVRAGRLAVQVMTWMVPAGNIHFEPVPAPRSMAEVED; encoded by the coding sequence ATGAAGTTCGACCAGCACACCCTGGTGCTCCTCGTCCGGCCGCCGAACGCGCCCGAGTTGAGCGAGGAGGAGGCGGACGCGTTGCAGGACGCGCACCTCGCGTTCCGGGCGGACCTGCGCGACCAGGGGTACCTGATCGGCGGCGGGCCGCTGCTCGACCAGGACGACGAGCGGCTGCGCGGCATCAGCGTGATGTCGGTCGACCCGGCCACCGCCCGCGAGCTGTGCGGCGCCGACCCGGCCGTCCGGGCCGGGCGGCTCGCCGTCCAGGTGATGACCTGGATGGTGCCCGCCGGCAACATCCACTTCGAGCCCGTCCCGGCCCCCCGATCCATGGCCGAGGTGGAGGACTAG
- a CDS encoding molybdopterin cofactor-binding domain-containing protein, which produces MITRRSFLTAGALVVAVPVGTAAGPASAAPGTELPDLAPTVFVRVDHHGRVVATVPKPDTGQGVRTMAAVLVAEELAVEVADVTLEQALGNTARYGSQSVGNSMSSRHITQPLRTASATARCLLVAAAAARWQVPVAECVARRGRVEHPRRRPLRYRELVGDAAAIDPATVPVTLTPPDQWRLIGRTPAGRADARAIVTGRARYGAESAPPGSLIAVVARPAWIGARVDTVDHAAALAVVGVVAVVRLTPPGDGQGGVAVVATSTAAALRGRDALRVTWTGGNPTADSRAWLADLETALPPLTGTPDVLRVFRLPLLAHAPMEPMNATAHVTASEVRVWAPVQNPGGLRTQLAAQLGRPEAEVTVTPTLAGGAFGRRIEIDPVQEAVACSRTVGRPVTVRWTRDDDTRHDSYRPMSVHRLGATLGPDGVPTGRVHHVATWPLTVSAPFSNPAVVRASGDHFPYAVPGEVSVTLRPAPLRTGFWRSVYAGQFAYAEECFLGEIARRGGHDQVDLRRRLLPAPSRLRAVLDAAAVRAPAPDAGQSRGVACHFEYDSAIAVIVTADPAARKVLRVTAAVDVGVPIHPSGVVAQVEGTVIDALSTVLGAQITVRDGAVVQSSFRDYAWARITDCPEIDVVLVRSDAPIGGLGELAYPPAAAAIATALAGSGEPVTGMPYGVEVG; this is translated from the coding sequence GTGATCACCCGGCGGTCCTTCCTGACGGCGGGCGCGCTGGTGGTGGCCGTGCCGGTGGGGACGGCGGCGGGACCCGCGAGTGCCGCACCCGGCACCGAGCTGCCGGACCTCGCCCCGACGGTGTTCGTCCGCGTCGACCACCACGGCCGGGTGGTGGCCACGGTTCCGAAGCCCGACACCGGTCAGGGCGTGCGGACCATGGCCGCTGTACTGGTCGCCGAGGAATTGGCCGTCGAGGTCGCCGACGTGACGCTGGAGCAGGCCCTCGGCAATACCGCCCGGTATGGCTCCCAGTCGGTGGGCAACTCCATGTCGAGCCGGCACATCACCCAGCCGTTGCGCACCGCCTCCGCCACCGCGCGCTGCCTGCTCGTGGCGGCGGCCGCCGCGCGGTGGCAGGTGCCCGTCGCGGAGTGTGTCGCGCGGCGCGGACGGGTCGAGCATCCGCGTCGGCGGCCGCTGCGCTACCGCGAACTGGTCGGTGACGCCGCCGCGATCGATCCGGCCACCGTGCCCGTCACCCTGACACCGCCCGACCAGTGGCGGCTCATCGGCCGTACCCCGGCCGGGCGGGCCGACGCGCGCGCCATCGTCACCGGCCGCGCCCGCTACGGCGCCGAGTCCGCGCCACCGGGCAGCCTGATCGCCGTCGTGGCTCGGCCGGCGTGGATCGGTGCGCGGGTCGACACGGTCGACCATGCCGCCGCGCTTGCGGTGGTCGGCGTGGTCGCGGTCGTCCGGCTCACCCCGCCGGGAGACGGGCAGGGCGGGGTCGCGGTCGTCGCGACGTCCACCGCCGCGGCGCTGCGCGGCCGGGACGCGCTGCGCGTCACCTGGACCGGCGGAAACCCGACGGCCGACAGCCGCGCCTGGCTGGCGGACCTGGAGACGGCGCTGCCGCCCCTTACAGGGACTCCGGACGTGCTGCGCGTGTTCCGCCTGCCGCTGCTCGCGCACGCGCCGATGGAGCCGATGAACGCCACGGCCCACGTCACCGCGTCCGAGGTGCGGGTGTGGGCGCCGGTGCAGAACCCTGGCGGGCTGCGTACCCAACTGGCCGCGCAACTCGGCCGGCCCGAGGCCGAGGTGACGGTGACCCCGACGCTGGCCGGCGGCGCGTTCGGCCGGCGCATCGAAATCGACCCGGTGCAGGAGGCGGTGGCCTGCTCGCGGACCGTCGGCCGGCCGGTCACGGTGCGCTGGACGCGTGACGACGACACCCGGCACGACTCGTATCGGCCGATGTCGGTGCACCGGCTGGGCGCGACGCTCGGCCCGGACGGCGTGCCCACCGGCCGCGTCCACCACGTGGCGACCTGGCCGTTGACCGTCTCGGCGCCGTTCAGCAACCCGGCGGTGGTCAGGGCCAGCGGCGACCACTTCCCCTACGCCGTGCCCGGCGAGGTGTCGGTGACGCTGCGGCCCGCCCCGCTGCGCACCGGTTTCTGGCGCTCGGTCTACGCCGGTCAGTTCGCCTACGCCGAGGAGTGCTTCCTCGGTGAGATCGCCCGGCGCGGCGGACACGACCAGGTGGACCTCCGGCGCCGCCTGCTGCCGGCGCCCTCCCGCCTGCGCGCGGTGCTCGACGCCGCAGCCGTTCGAGCTCCCGCACCGGACGCCGGGCAGAGCCGGGGCGTGGCCTGCCATTTCGAGTACGACTCGGCGATCGCGGTGATCGTCACCGCCGACCCGGCGGCCAGGAAGGTGCTGCGGGTCACGGCGGCCGTCGACGTCGGCGTCCCGATCCACCCCTCCGGGGTCGTGGCCCAGGTCGAGGGCACGGTGATCGACGCCCTGTCCACTGTGCTCGGTGCGCAGATCACCGTGCGCGACGGTGCGGTCGTCCAGTCGTCGTTCCGGGACTACGCGTGGGCGCGCATCACCGACTGTCCCGAGATCGACGTGGTCCTCGTACGGTCGGACGCGCCCATCGGCGGCCTCGGCGAACTCGCGTACCCACCGGCCGCGGCGGCGATCGCGACGGCCCTCGCGGGCAGCGGCGAGCCCGTCACCGGAATGCCGTACGGCGTCGAGGTCGGCTGA
- a CDS encoding (2Fe-2S)-binding protein, translating into MVGGYRLHVNGRRQVVDVPGDTPLLWALRDELGLTGPKYGCGVGACGACVSLVDGAAARPCVRTVADCERTRITTIEGIQDHPVQRAWLELDVAQCGYCQPGQIMTAVALLARVPDPTDAQIAEALRDNVCRCGTYPRIRAAVRRAAEIARGER; encoded by the coding sequence GTGGTGGGCGGATACCGGTTGCACGTCAACGGTCGGCGTCAGGTGGTCGATGTCCCCGGCGACACCCCGCTGCTGTGGGCGTTGCGGGACGAACTCGGGCTGACCGGGCCGAAGTACGGCTGCGGCGTCGGAGCCTGCGGGGCGTGCGTCTCGCTCGTCGACGGCGCCGCCGCGCGGCCGTGCGTCCGAACGGTCGCCGACTGCGAGCGCACCCGGATCACCACCATCGAGGGGATCCAGGACCATCCGGTGCAGCGGGCCTGGCTGGAACTCGACGTCGCACAATGCGGCTACTGCCAACCCGGCCAGATCATGACGGCCGTGGCCCTCCTCGCCCGCGTCCCGGATCCGACCGACGCGCAGATCGCGGAGGCGTTGCGGGACAACGTGTGCCGGTGCGGGACGTATCCGCGCATCCGGGCGGCCGTCCGGCGAGCGGCCGAGATCGCCCGGGGTGAGCGGTGA